The Lagopus muta isolate bLagMut1 chromosome 8, bLagMut1 primary, whole genome shotgun sequence genome contains a region encoding:
- the EN1 gene encoding LOW QUALITY PROTEIN: homeobox protein engrailed-1 (The sequence of the model RefSeq protein was modified relative to this genomic sequence to represent the inferred CDS: inserted 1 base in 1 codon; deleted 1 base in 1 codon) — protein MEEPPEGHGHHRDAAPPGPANGGGGGGGGSDGDSAPVSPSPAPASPAAPCPLPLPRRRPPPPPPPRTTNFFIDNILRPDFGCKKELPAATGAATGGGGGGGGGREQRDGAQSAGRENVNPLLARPPHAPSSALLCPDSNCAPDGSTPAGTAAKANPGTAAGAAGSAGAAKXQGDGGETPAAKYGEHGSPAILLMGSNNGGAVLKPDSQQPLVWPAWVYCTRYSDRPSSGPRTRKLKKKKTEKEDKRPRTAFTAEQLQRLKAEFQANRYITEQRRQSLAQELSLNESQIKIWFQNKRAKIKKATGIKNGLALHLMAQGLYNHSTTTVQDKEESE, from the exons ATGGAAGAGCCGCCGGAGGGGCACGGCCACCACCGGGACGCGGCGCCGCCGGGGCCGGCGAACGGCGGAGGCGGCGGTGGAGGCGGCAGCGACGGCGACAGCGCTCCGGTGTCCCCCAGCCCCGCGCCCGCCTCCCCCGCCGCGCCCTGCCCCCTGCCcctgccccgccgccgccccccgccgccgccgccgccccgcaccACCAACTTCTTCATCGACAACATCCTCCGGCCAGACTTCGGCTGCAAGAAGGAGCTGCCCGCCGCCACCGGTGCTGCgacgggaggaggaggaggaggaggaggcggccgGGAACAGCGGGACGGAGCGCAGAGCGCAGGTAGAGAGAACGTCAACCCGCTGCTGGCCCGGCCGCCCCACGCGCCCTCCTCCGCGCTCCTCTGCCCGGACTCGAACTGCGCTCCCGACGGCTCCACGCCCGCCGGCACCGCCGCCAAAGCGAATCCCGGAACGGCCGCGGGAGCTGCGGGGTCTGCGGGGGCGGCCA CGCAGGGAGACGGCGGCGAGACTCCGGCGGCCAAGTACGGGGAGCACGGCAGCCCCGCCATCCTCCTCATGGGCTCTAATAATGGAGGAGCCGTGCTCAAGCCCGACTCGCAGCAGCCGCTGGTATGGCCCGCCTGGGTGTAT TGTACGCGGTACTCCGACCGGCCGTCCTCGG GACCCCGCACCAGGaagctgaagaagaagaagacGGAGAAGGAGGACAAACGGCCGCGCACCGCCTTCACGGCCGAGCAGCTGCAGCGGCTGAAGGCGGAGTTCCAGGCGAACCGCTACATCACGGAGCAGCGGCGGCAGAGCCTGGCCCAGGAGCTGAGCCTCAACGAGTCCCAGATCAAGATCTGGTTCCAGAACAAGCGGGCCAAGATCAAGAAGGCGACGGGCATCAAGAACGGGCTGGCGCTGCACCTCATGGCCCAGGGACTGTACAACCATTCCACCACCACGGTGCAGGACAAAGAGGAGAGCGAGTGA